The following coding sequences are from one Venturia canescens isolate UGA chromosome 5, ASM1945775v1, whole genome shotgun sequence window:
- the DNApol-epsilon255 gene encoding DNA polymerase epsilon catalytic subunit A: MSVNTGKYRPDRSETTKKRYFGDDNTPKENTAESRLNQALENIRLDSLYGFHTTNDVKERTGYLINMQPTEIIGEDKGLLSGVDYYFLEEDCTRFKVSMPYYPYFYILCRKKTEQEVSTFLLKKYAGTVVKIEIVAKEDLDMPNHLIGLKQKYLKVSFANLTDLIKVKRDINRAVKASKEREKSNTYYTNLLSDMLNPMKRQEVKKPTSHMENILDIREHDVPHHVRVAIDCEVFVGLWYTVKTRGTEEPPIITRRKDLIEPIDPIVLAYDIETTKLPLKFPDSATDQVMMISYMIDGQGYLITNREIISADIEDFEYTPRPEFEGLFTVFNEKNEKATLMKFFEHINDVKPHIFVSYHGDGFDWPFVEARATFHNIDMKKTIGFAKTRDDFYGSRAAIHLDCLHWVKRDSYLPVGSQGLKAVAKAKLRYDPVELDAEDMCRLAAEQPEKLANYSVSDAVATFYLYQKYVQPFIFALCTIIPMNPDEVLRKGSGTLCESLLMVEAFRANIIFPNKQSAELNKLTTDGHVLDVETYVGGHVEALESGVFRADIPYKFKIETSAVDELIGGVEKALKHSIQEEEKVPLESVTNFEQVSEEIKDKLLALKAHPIRQENPVIYHLDVGAMYPNIILTNRLQPSAIVNEAVCAACDFNSPGAACKREMEWAWRGEYLPASLGEFQRIRQQLETETVKSEDGSTARPFHELPLPEQAALEKKRLSDYCRKAYAKTKVTKVEIRKQTVCQKENSFYVDTVRAFRDRRYEYKGLTKMAKQQVAAAIASGDASEIKSAKNREIIYDSLQLAHKCILNSFYGYVMRKGARWHSMEMGGIVCHTGANIIMRAREIIERVGRPLELDTDGIWCILPQSFPSNFIIETTHPKKSKFAISYPNAILNFMVKDKFTNDVYHDLVDPANMVYEIRSENSIFFEVDGPYRAMVLPAAKEEGKKLKKRYAVFNFDGSLAELKGFEVKRRGELQLIKIFQSSVFESFLKGDTLEECYKSVAKVADYWLDVLYSKGADMPDSDLFELISENKSMSRKLEEYGTQKSTSISTAKRLAEFLGSDMVKDKGLACKFVISMKPQGAPVTERAIPLAIFQSEESLKRHYLRKWLKDSGLQSFDIRDILDWGYYIERLGSTIQKIITIPAAFQGLSNPVPRVKYPDWLHKKLLEKNDVKKQRRITDMFRKVETTRAESREDPESARESAPIVDIEDGAGPSAVFKRPMVTVTKRKRQSSAELDEETLSKNWREVLGQPPSYGKTHEEHRAWLEFHKKKWHHQAQQRSLQRRNKRSRTGSDELNKGNRGVSRTTNVNTIHGFIHRSHRTLLETPWQIIQIAETSEPGMFRLWAMVDKQLHQIRLRVPRIFYVNTREQRGEPGPNETWRKCSKILPRSRPVYNLYQYTVPEELYEVNGPMLADELSKPEVEGIYETQMSLEFRAILNLGCVCMVDSSSCPRNSDIGDTFSLEQLQFKSISAQPYLESDMKYIFLYHHWSSNHQRAIWGLFLGPSKRAHVYVQDTVKTNQMPNMGTLYVNERARALQESAQNIDAPTEIHFEVKIETSFQAICRAIQAALKTYKNEMKGATILAIQTAITVGELISEMPLLNDFPVVNTRVQDSEYLFNTLEWQRLGATTMIGHYLKSERVLKLMAEQCRYFHAPIGNIPADATLFGADLFYARNLKKHNFVLWYSTTERPDLGGSENDDNRLLTDFEESTNSIANYPGTYSSVCVELDIESLAVNTLLQSHHVNDVDGTSSFVAFHAAAQASLQELVTGLSTTATIPSYDETALCSASFKVLRSMVSSWLKDVTLHRNVYADCQLMNFYRWLRSPSALLYDPALRRTLHNYMKKLFIQLVAEFMRLGSIIVFANFNKIIICTKKRTVDAALGHINYVVASIRNKELFHSINITFENCWLYLVWLDLPNHAGVLGKLPKDLQDLDEEDEDEDDTPQIVMNWNLMEILPNEAMCREHFRTIIAGYISAIYRHITDHEPEHQTPKRRRRDSVISQTQTAPLGLGALQNSAEFAKKLIAGEMSQKLFQLVQKIHKRLPEKVVNLQDNPNLDLGGAESRRISPALEMIKAICKILSLDRELTDDVYDLKKNLLRLIGVGSFSDKAEWTDPCISFVLPEVICKTCNHTRDIDLCKDNSVSVVDGIYSWNCPMCETSYENVEIEFALIDILYRRTMGYVLQDLQCRKCLQIKRENANELCTCSGDFNTTIKRQEMIQCARIMKSISKKCGMLLLDDAITNTRLISDTTSNL, translated from the exons ATGTCTGTGAATACCGGAAAATATCGTCCGGAtaggtcggaaacgacaaaaaaGCGATATTTCGGTGATGACAATACTCCAAA AGAAAACACAGCAGAGAGCAGACTCAATCAAGCCCTTGAAAATATAAGACTCGACAGCCTTTATGGCTTCCACACTACCAACGATGTCAAAGAACGTACAGGATATCTTATCAACATGCAGCCG ACTGAAATTATAGGAGAGGATAAGGGACTTCTGAGCGGAGtagattattattttctggAAGAAGATTGTACAAGATTCAAAGTATCGATGCCGTACTACCCATACTTTTACATATTATGTCGCAAAAAAACAGAACAGGAAGTATCAACATTTTTACTGAAAAAGTATGCCGGAACGGttgtaaaaatagaaataGTGGCAAAAGAGGATCTCGATATG CCTAATCATTTAATAGGCCTCAAGCAAAAGTATCTGAAAGTTTCTTTTGCCAATTTAACCGATTTGATAAAAGTTAAAAGGGACATAAACAGAGCTGTAAAAGCCAGCAAAGAGCGTGAAAAGTCAAATACTTATTATACGAATCTTCTATCCGACATGCTGAATCCCATGAAACGtcaggaagtaaaaaaaccaACGAGCCACATGGAAAATATATTGGACATTCG AGAACATGATGTTCCTCATCACGTAAGAGTGGCCATAGACTGTGAAGTTTTCGTAGGTTTATGGTACACAGTGAAAACGCGAGGTACAGAAGAACCGCCAATAATCACACGACGAAAAGATCTCATAGAACCTATAGATCCAATCGTCCTGGCTTATGACATTGAAACTACAAAATTACCACTAAAATTTCCGGATTCTGCGACTGATCAAGTGATGATGATATCATACATGATCGACGGTCAG GGGTATTTGATAACGAATCGAGAAATAATATCGGCGGATATTGAAGATTTCGAGTACACGCCGAGGCCAGAATTTGAAGGACTCTTCACGGTAttcaacgaaaagaatgaaaaagcgacgttaatgaaatttttcgagcaCATCAACGATGTGAAACCGCACATTTTCGTTTCTTACCACGGCGATGGTTTCGATTGGCCGTTCGTTGAAGCTCGTGCAACTTTCCACAATATTGACATGAAGAAAACGATCGGTTTTGCCAAAACTAGGGATGACTTTTATGGAAGTCGAGCAGCTATTCATTTGGATTGTTTACA CTGGGTGAAACGTGATTCTTATCTGCCCGTCGGTTCACAAGGTCTGAAGGCCGTAGCTAAAGCAAAACTGAGGTACGATCCAGTGGAACTGGATGCGGAAGACATGTGTCGACTAGCAGCGGAGCAGCCGGAGAAGCTAGCGAATTATTCAGTTTCCGATGCTGTGGCGACTTTTTATCTATATCAAAAGTACGTTCAGCCCTTTATATTCGCTCTATGTACGATTATTCCCATGAATCCGGACGAAGTACTGAGAAAAGGTTCCGGCACACTGTGCGAGTCGTTATTGATGGTCGAAGCATTTCGAGCGAATATCATATTCCCAAATAAACAATCTGCTGAACTGAATAAATTGACGACGGATGGGCACGTGCTCGACGTCGAAACGTACGTTGGCGGTCACGTCGAAGCTCTAGAATCGGGCGTATTTCGCGCGGATATTCCATATAAATTCAAGATCGAGACCAGTGCCGTGGACGAATTGATCGGTGGGGTGGAAAAGGCGCTGAAACATTCGATCCAAGAGGAGGAAAAAGTGCCTCTCGAATCGGTCACGAATTTCGAGCAAGTCTCGgaggaaataaaagataaaTTGTTAGCTCTTAAGGCCCATCCGATCAGACAAGAAAATCCAGTTATTTATCATCTCGACGTTGGAGCCATGTACCCGAATATCATTTTGACCAACCGACTACAACCTTCGGCCATCGTAAACGAGGCTGTTTGCGCAGCTTGTGATTTTAACAGCCCTGGAGCAGCGTGCAAAAGAGAAATGGAATGGGCTTGGCGCGGTGAATATCTGCCAGCGAGTCTCGGTGAATTTCAACGAATTCGACAACAGTTGGAGACCGAAACAGTCAAATCGGAAGACGGTAGCACGGCGCGACCTTTCCACGAACTTCCTCTGCCGGAACAAGCCGCTCTCGAGAAAAAACGGCTCTCCGATTATTGTCGAAAAGCTTACGCAAAAACGAAAGTGACGAAGGTTGAAATACGCAAGCAAACGGTTTGCCAAAAGGAGAATTCTTTCTACGTCGATACCGTGCGAGCTTTTCGAGATCGCCGTTACGAGTACAAGGGCTTAACGAAAATGGCGAAGCAACAGGTCGCAGCTGCGATAGCCAGCGGCGACGCCAGCGAAATTAAGTCGGcgaaaaatcgcgaaattATTTACGACTCCCTGCAACTCGCCCACAAATGTATTCTCAATTCTTTTTACGGATACGTTATGCGCAAAGGTGCCCGCTGGCATAGCATGGAAATGGGTGGAATCGTGTGTCACACGGGAGCGAATATTATCATGAGAGCTCGAGAAATAATCGAAAGAGTTGGACGTCCATTGGAACTCGACACAGACGGTATTTGGTGCATTTTACCGCAAAGCTTCCCAAGCAATTTTATCATCGAAACTACACacccaaaaaaatcaaagttcgCTATTTCCTACCCGAACGCAATATTGAATTTCATGGTCAAGGACAAATTCACGAACGACGTTTATCACGATCTCGTCGATCCTGCCAATATGGTTTACGAGATAAGAagcgaaaattcaattttcttcgaagtCGACGGTCCTTACCGAGCCATGGTATTGCCAGCGGCGaaagaggaaggaaaaaagttgaaaaaacgttacgctgttttcaatttcgacgGGAGCCTCGCGGAGTTGAAAGGTTTCGAAGTAAAACGACGAGGCGAGCTTCAACTCATAAAAATCTTCCAATCCTCGGTCTTCGAGTCGTTCCTGAAAGGCGATACTCTCGAGGAGTGTTACAAATCGGTAGCCAAAGTCGCGGATTACTGGCTCGACGTGTTGTACAGCAAAGGCGCTGACATGCCGGATtccgacctcttcgaactcatCTCCGAGAACAAATCGATGTCGAGAAAATTGGAAGAATATGGGACTCAGAAATCAACCTCGATCTCCACCGCCAAAAGACTGGCCGAGTTTTTAGGTAGCGACATGGTCAAGGACAAGGGTCTTGCTTGCAAGTTCGTAATATCGATGAAGCCGCAAGGTGCGCCAGTCACCGAAAGAGCTATACCTCTCGCGATTTTTCAGTCCGAAGAGAGCTTGAAACGGCACTATTTACGCAAATGGCTCAAAGATTCGGGTCTCCAGAGTTTCGATATTCGGGATATCCTCGATTGGGGTTATTACATCGAGAGATTGGGCAGTACGatacaaaaaatcataacCATTCCCGCTGCTTTTCAGGGTCTTTCGAATCCAGTTCCTCGCGTCAAGTATCCTGACTGGCTGCACAAGAAGCTGCTTGAAAAGAACGACGTGAAGAAGCAGAGGCGAATCACTGACATGTTCAGAAAAGTGGAAACCACGAGGGCAGAAAGCAGAGAAGACCCTGAGAGCGCGAGAGAGTCGGCGCCGATCGTCGACATCGAAGATGGCGCTGGTCCCTCCGCGGTATTCAAGAGACCGATGGTAACGGTGaccaagagaaagagacaatCCTCCGCGGAGCTGGACGAGGAAACCTTGAGCAAAAATTGGCGCGAAGTTCTTGGTCAGCCTCCGAGTTACGGGAAAACGCACGAAGAGCATCGGGCGTGGTTGGAGTTTCACAAGAAAAAGTGGCACCATCAGGCCCAACAGAGATCGCTACAACGACGAAACAAGAGGAGCAGAACCGGGAGCGACGAGTTGAACAAGGGGAACCGCGGCGTTTCGAGAACAACGAACGTCAACACGATCCACGGCTTCATCCACCGTTCTCATCGAACGCTCCTCGAAACACCTTGGCAAATAATCCAAATTGCAGAAACCAGTGAGCCCGGGATGTTCCGTTTGTGGGCAATGGTTGACAAACAATTGCATCAGATAAGGCTCAGAGTTCCTCGCATTTTCTACGTAAATACGAGGGAGCAAAGAGGCGAACCTGGACCGAACGAGACGTGGAGAAAATGCTCGAAAATATTGCCGAGATCGAGGCCAGTTTACAATCTTTATCAGTACACCGTTCCCGAGGAGCTTTACGAAGTAAACGGTCCGATGTTGGCTGACGAATTGAGTAAACCGGAAGTCGAAGGGATTTACGAAACTCAGATGTCTCTGGAGTTTCGGGCAATTTTGAACCTCGGCTGCGTTTGCATGGTCGACTCTTCCTCGTGTCCTCGTAATTCGGACATCGGAGACACTTTCTCGTTGGAACAATTGCAGTTCAAGAGCATTTCCGCTCAGCCTTATCTCGAGTCCGACATGAAATACATATTTCTGTATCACCACTGGTCCTCGAACCACCAGCGCGCCATTTGGGGCCTGTTTCTTGGCCCTAGCAAACGAGCTCACGTTTACGTTCAAGACACTGTCAAAACCAATCAGATGCCAAACATGGGAACGCTCTACGTCAACGAAAGAGCTAGAGCGTTACAAGAATCGGCACAAAATATTGATGCACCTacggaaattcatttcgaagtAAAAATAGAAACCAGCTTCCAGGCCATTTGTCGAGCTATTCAAGCTGCACTAAAAACTTACAAGAACGAGATGAAAGGGGCGACGATTTTGGCCATTCAAACAGCCATCACTGTCGGAGAATTGATCAGCGAAATGCCATTGCTCAACGATTTTCCAGTTGTCAATACAAGGGTACAAGATtcggaatatttattcaatacatTGGAGTGGCAAAGGCTCGGAGCTACAACGATGATTGGACATTATCTCAAAAGCGAGAGAGTGTTGAAGCTGATGGCTGAACAATGCCGTTATTTCCACGCCCCGATCGGCAACATTCCTGCCGATGCGACACTCTTCGGAGCGGATTTGTTCTACGcgaggaatttgaaaaaacataattttgtGCTTTGGTACTCGACGACCGAGAGGCCTGATTTGGGAGGTAGCGAGAACGACGACAACCGATTGTTAACCGATTTCGAGGAGAGCACAAACTCCATTGCGAACTATCCTGGCACTTATTCGAGCGTTTGCGTCGAGCTTGATATCGAAAGTTTAGCTGTAAATACTCTGCTGCAATCGCATCACGTCAACGACGTCGATGGCACGAGTTCTTTCGTCGCTTTTCACGCAGCTGCTCAAGCCTCGTTGCAAGAATTGGTCACCGGCTTATCGACGACAGCGACGATACCGAGCTACGACGAAACTGCGCTGTGCAGCGCTTCCTTCAAAGTCCTTCGAAGCATGGTCAGCAGCTGGCTCAAAGACGTTACTCTCCATAGAAATGTTTATGCCGATTGCCAATTGATGAACTTTTATCGCTGGCTACGCTCCCCCAGCGCTCTCCTCTATGACCCTGCTCTACGTCGCACACTTCataattacatgaaaaaattgttcatacAATTGGTCGCTGAATTCATGCGACTCGGGTCGATAATTGTGTTCgctaattttaataaaatcatcATTTGTACGAAAAAGAGAACCGTCGATGCTGCCCTCGGACACATTAATTACGTCGTCGCTTCGATCAGAAACAAAGAACTGTTCCACAGCATCAACATCACTTTTGAGAACTGTTGGCTCTATCTCGTCTGGCTAGATCTGCCAAACCACGCTGGTGTTCTCGGCAAATTGCCGAAAGATTTGCAGGACCTCGACgaagaggacgaggacgaggacgacaCTCCGCAAATTGTGATGAATTGGAATCTCATGGAAATTTTACCCAACGAAGCCATGTGTCGCGAACACTTTCGTACCATTATCGCCGGCTACATCAGCGCTATTTACCGACACATAACCGACCACGAACCTGAGCATCAGACTCCCAAACGCAGGAGGAGAGACAGCGTCATTAGTCAAACTCAAACTGCGCCTCTGGGACTCGGAGCGCTACAAAATTCTGCTGAATTTGCCAAGAAACTCATCGCTGGCGAAATGTctcaaaaattgtttcaactcgttcaaaaaattcacaaaagaCTGCCTGAAAAAGTTGTTAACCTTCAGGATAATCCTAATCTCGATCTTGGCGGCGCTGAGAGCAGGAGAATCAGTCCGGCGTTGGAAATGATTAAAGCCATTTGCAAG ATTTTATCCCTCGATAGAGAACTGACCGACGATGTGTATGAtctcaaaaaaaatctgttgcgTCTAATCGGAGTTGGAAGTTTCAGTGACAAAGCTGAGTGGACGGATCCTTGTATATCGTTTGTATTGCCTGAAGTCATTTGCAAAACTTGCAATCACACGAGAGACATTGATCTTTGCAAGGACAATTCAGTCTCCGTAGTTGACGGAAT ATATTCATGGAACTGCCCGATGTGCGAGACGAGTTACGAGAACGTAGAAATCGAATTTGCTCTGATAGATATACTTTATCGTAGAACGATGGGTTACGTTTTACAAGATCTTCAGTGTCGTAAGTgccttcaaataaaaagagaaaacgcTAACGAGTTGTGCACGTGCTCAGGAGATTTCAATACGACGATTAAACGACAGGAAATGATTCAGTGCGCTAGAATAATGAAATCCATATCTAAAAAGTGTGGTATGTTGCTTCTTGACGATGCCATAACGAATACGCGTCTTATCAGCGACACGACATccaatttgtaa
- the ATPsynCF6 gene encoding ATP synthase-coupling factor 6, mitochondrial — MLTPRFVAGVPKIVKRNIGIVAPALQKASDPIQQLFLDKIREYKSKSVGGKMVDPTPEIEKERKSELEKLAAHYGGGQGVDMTSFPTFKFEDPKVVISATEK; from the exons ATGCTGACCCCACGATTCGTCGCCGGTGTGCCCAAGATTGTCAAGCGTAACATTGGAATAGTTGCACCAGCTCTTCAGAAGGCCAGTGATCCCATCCAGCAATTGTTTCTTGACAAAATTCGGGAGTACAAATCAAAGAGTGT TGGTGGAAAAATGGTCGATCCGACTCCAGAGATTGAAAAGGAACGTAAATCTGAACTGGAGAAGCTCGCAGCTCATTACGGTGGTGGACAAGGTGTTGATATGACTTCTTTCCCCACATTCAAATTCGAAG ATCCTAAAGTGGTAATCAGCGCCACCGAAAAGTGA